A window of Devosia chinhatensis genomic DNA:
CGGTCGACACCGTCGAGCGCGTGGTCACCACCGTCAATCAGATCCAGATCGGCGTGGCCAATGCCAGTGGCACCCGCGCGGGCGCCAGCGACGGGCTGATGCTTTCGGGCGACCAGAACATCGTCAATGTTCAGTTCTCCGTGTTCTGGTTCATCAGCGACCCGACCGAGTACATCTTCAATGTCCGCGATCAGGACAGCCTCGTCCGCTACGCTGCCGAAAGCGCCATGCGCGAAGTCGTCGGTCGGCGTCCGGCTCAAGAGGTCTATTCCGACGACCGTGCCGGTATCCAGGCTGATGTGCTGCGGATCACGCAGAACACTCTGACCAATTACGGCCTCGGCGTCACTGTCAGCCAGATCCTGATCGAGAACGCGAGCCCACCGGCAGAGGTCATCGACGCGTTTAACGAAGTTCAGCGCGCCCGCCAGGACGAAACCCGCCTTCAGGAAGAAGCCCGATCCTACGCCAATACCCTGCTGGGTAATGCGCGCGGTGAAGCGGCGGCTGCCCGCGAAGATGCCGCTGCCTACACCAACCGCGTGGTGCAGGAAGCCACCGGTGAGGCGGAACGCTTCAATTCTATCTACGCCGAGTATGTGAATTCGCCGGACGTCACGCGTCAGCGCCTTTTCCTCGAAACCATGGAAGAAGTGCTCGGCGGATCGGAAAAGGTCCTCATCGAGAACGGCCAGAATGGTCAGGGCGTCGTGCCCTACCTGCCGCTCCCTGAACTGCGCTCGCGCGCTAACAGCACGACGGGGAACTGACCATGACAAACCGTCTCTTCATTATTGGCGCCGTCATTGTCGGCGCGCTCTACGTCCTCTTCTCCTCGATCTATATCGTCGACGAACGCGAACAGGCCATCGTCATGCGGTTCGGCCAGATCACCGATATCCGCACCGAGCCGGGCCTTTACTTCAAGATCCCGACCGATATCGTGGATAGCGTGCAGATCGTCGACGACCGGCTGTTGCGCTATGACATCGCCAATATGCGCGTTCAGGTGTCGGGCAACGCCTTCTATCAGGTCGATGCCTTCCTGACCTATCGCATCGCCGATGCCCGCCTGTTCCGCGAACGCGCCACCGGCCAGCTTTCCGTGGCCGAAGCGCGTATCGGGGCCAGTCTTGATGCCGCCCTGCGCCAGGTCTATGGTCTGCGCGAGTTCACTGATGCTCTTTCGGATGAACGCACGCAGATGATGCAGGAAACCCGCGACCTAATCCGTCCGGACCTTGCCGAACTGGGTCTCGACATTGTCGACGTGCGCATCCTGCGCACCGATCTTGATGCCGATGTTTCCGCCACCACGTTCGAACGCATGCGTGCCGAACGTCTGGCAGAAGCCGCCCTGCTCCGCGCCCGCGGTCAGGAACAGGCCCAGAGCCTGCGCGCTATTGCCGATCGTCAGGCCGTGGAAATTGTCGCCGCAGCCACCCGCGATGCCGAAATCATCCGCGGTCAGGGCGACGCCGAACGAAACCGCATCTTTGCGGCCGCCTATGGCCAGGATCCGGAATTCTTCGAGTTCTACCGTTCTATGGAAGCCTATCGCATAGCTCTGGCCAATTCCGGCACCACCATGGTGCTCTCCCCGGACAGCGCCTTCTTCCGTTACTTCGGTTCGGATGGGCAATTGCCTGCGGCCAGCACCACCTTCGGCACGCCCCTGCCGCCGGCTTCGAGCGTCGAGGTTCCGGCCACGACCGACACTCCTGCCCTCGACGGCTTGGGCATCGAGGAAACCGTCGCTCCGAGCATTACGCTCGAAGATGGCTCGGAATTGTCCCCGACCATCGGCACGGAGGCTCCTGCCCCCGTCGAGCCGACCGCCCCGGCAACGCCTGCCCCGGCTACTCAACCGGCACCTGCGCCGGCTCAATAGGCTCGGTAGCAGTCGACGACACAGTCCGGCGTGGTCATCCACGCCGGACTTTTTCTTTGTCCCGGGCATTTGCATCCCACCTGCGCCTCCCCTATATAAGGGGTGCTCGCAAGGGCTATGGCAATAAACGGTCATTGTAATAAACCCATCGGACCCGGGGGCAGTACCCGGCGTCTCCACCATCTTCCCTACCGGGGAAGCCAATGGGGACGAAACAGGATCGACGAGGGCGTAAAGAGTGTGCTTTTGCTCGGTGAGGTACCACCGTTATCGGTCCGAAACTTATAGTTGCTAATGACAACAATAAGGCTCCGGTCGCTCTCGCCGCGTAAGCGGTGCTAGCACTGGGAATTAAAGTCCTCCGCTCCTAGCCGGGCGGCAGGCGGGGTTCGCAGGCACCTGGCAACAGAAGCCTGCACTTCATCCAATCTTGTTCACCTTTGTCGCCTTTGTCCTTGAAATCTCTCGGCACGTAGGGCTGATATGGGCCGTTCGGG
This region includes:
- the hflK gene encoding FtsH protease activity modulator HflK, whose product is MPWENNGGGGGRNNGGPWGQAPGGGGGGGGPRRPGGNNTPNLEDILNRGRDQFKGGVPGGRWAIVGGVLALLAFWGVNSIYTINPQEVGVELRFGKPKPELSGPGLHFMLWPVDTVERVVTTVNQIQIGVANASGTRAGASDGLMLSGDQNIVNVQFSVFWFISDPTEYIFNVRDQDSLVRYAAESAMREVVGRRPAQEVYSDDRAGIQADVLRITQNTLTNYGLGVTVSQILIENASPPAEVIDAFNEVQRARQDETRLQEEARSYANTLLGNARGEAAAAREDAAAYTNRVVQEATGEAERFNSIYAEYVNSPDVTRQRLFLETMEEVLGGSEKVLIENGQNGQGVVPYLPLPELRSRANSTTGN
- the hflC gene encoding protease modulator HflC, giving the protein MTNRLFIIGAVIVGALYVLFSSIYIVDEREQAIVMRFGQITDIRTEPGLYFKIPTDIVDSVQIVDDRLLRYDIANMRVQVSGNAFYQVDAFLTYRIADARLFRERATGQLSVAEARIGASLDAALRQVYGLREFTDALSDERTQMMQETRDLIRPDLAELGLDIVDVRILRTDLDADVSATTFERMRAERLAEAALLRARGQEQAQSLRAIADRQAVEIVAAATRDAEIIRGQGDAERNRIFAAAYGQDPEFFEFYRSMEAYRIALANSGTTMVLSPDSAFFRYFGSDGQLPAASTTFGTPLPPASSVEVPATTDTPALDGLGIEETVAPSITLEDGSELSPTIGTEAPAPVEPTAPATPAPATQPAPAPAQ